One Rhodoferax sp. GW822-FHT02A01 genomic window, CAGGATCCCAAGACGGGCCAGGTCATTCCCTTCCCCAAGGATCTGGTTGGATTTGTCGAGGCACTGGCGGCGCAGTCGGCCGTGGCCATCGAGAACCAGAACCTGATCGACGCGCAGCGGCAACTCATGGACGCGCTGATCAAGCTGATTGCCGGCGCGATTGACGCCAAGAGCCCCTATACCGGCGGCCATTGCGAGCGCGTTCCCGAACTGGGAATGATGCTGGCCGAAGCCGCCACGGCCCAAACCACAGGGCCGCTGTCAACCTTCAAGTTTGAAACAGAAGACGAGTGGCGGGAATTCCGCGTTGGCGCCTGGTTACATGACTGCGGCAAAGTCACCACGCCGGAGTATGTGGTGGACAAGGCCTGCAAGCTCGAAACCATTTACAACCGCATCCATGAGGTGCGCATGCGCTTTGAAGTGCTGCTGCGCGATGCCCGCATCACCCAGCTCGAAGCGCTGGCCGGTGGCGGCGATGCGCAGGATGCACAAGCCGCTTTTGACGCACGGCGTGCACAGCTGCTGGATGACTTCGCGTTTGTGGCCGAGTGCAACCTGGGTGGCGAATACATGGCGCCTGAGAAAGTGCAGCGCCTGCAGCAGATAGCCCAGCAGACCTGGCTGCGTCACTTTGACGACCGTGCCGGATTGGCCCACGAAGAGCTCAAGCGCTACACCGATGCACCAGCTGCCCTGCCCGCAACCGAGCAACTGCTGTCGGACAAGGCGCACCACATCATTCCACGCACCAGCAAGGCAGTGCTGGACCCCAAGTGGAACTTCAAGGTCAACATACCGGAGCACCAGTACAACTATGGTGAGGTCTACAACCTCAGCGTAAGCCGTGGCACCCTCACCGAAGAGGAGCGCTTCAAGATCAACGAGCACGTGATGCAAAGCCTGATGATGCTGGAGCAATTGCCCCTGCCCAAGAACATGCGGCGCGTGCCCGAATACGCCGGCACCCACCATGAGACCCTGATCGGCACCGGCTACCCGCGCAAGCTAGGTGCCGACGAGCTGAGCGTGCCCATGCGCATCATGGCCATTGCCGACATCTTCGAGGCGCTCACCGCCTCGGACCGCCCCTACAAGAAGGCCAAGACGCTGTCGGAGTCCATCAAGATCCTGTCCTTCTTCAAGAAGGACAAGCACATTGACGGGGATTTGTTCGATCTGTTCCTGACCTCGGGTGTGTACAAACGCTACGCCGAAAAATATCTGCTGCCCGAGCAGATTGATGAGGTGGATATTGCGAAGTTTGTGACCACCGGGCACCAAGCAAGTTAGGTCCACAGCAGAGCGATGAAAAATCATTAACTTGTGATCTCAAACAATAAAATCATCAGAAATCTTGCTTCAAAACCTGTGAAATTTAGTTAATATGTGATCACAAATTAACTCTTTGTGATAGCATCGCCAGCGAATTTTCAAATGAATGGCGTGGAGACTAAATTGCACCCCTTGTTCAATCTGAATAAACGCATTGCCCTGGTGACTGGTGCTGGAAGTCCTTCCGGCATTGGCTTTGCGACGGTCAAACTGCTGGCTGAACTGGGTTGCAGTGTTGCCATTTGCGCGACCGGGGACCGGATACATGAGCGCGCCAAAGAGTTGCATGCGCTTGAACACGACGTGGAGGCATACCGGGCCAACCTGACCGACGCCACCCAGGTAAGGAATATGGTCAGCAAGGTGCTGGAACGCTTCGGCCGCATCGACATCCTTGTCAACAATGCAGGAATGACCCAGGAGGGTTCCGCAGAGTCTTTCACACCTTTCTCCGAAATGTCCGATGAAGACTGGAATACCGGCATGGCGCGCAACTTGAACACCTGCTTTCTTGTCACCCGAGCGGTTGTCCCGGCGATGCTGCGCCAGGAGTCTGGCCGGATCATCAATGTCTCGTCGGTCACCGGTCCATTGGTCAGCCACCCTGGAGAGTCTGTCTACAGTGCCGCAAAGGCGGCCATGGTGGGCATGAGCAAAGCCTTGGCCATTGAAGTCGCTGCGCGTGGAATCACCGTCAACTGTGTGGCACCCGGTTGGGTTGCGACGGCGTCGCAAACCGCGCATGAGGCAAAGGCGGCACAACATACCCCCATAGGGCGCGCCGGCACGGCGCTTGAGATGGCCTCTGTCATTGCCTTTCTGGCCATGCCCGGGGCGAGTTACATCACAGGCGAGCTGGTCGTCGTGGACGGTGGAAACATCCTGCAAGAAAGCAAAGGCTGAACATGACAAACGTCTTTGCAACAGACCTGATGAAAGACAAGGTCGTTCTGGTCACGGGAGCGGCCGGTGGTGTGGGCGGTGCCGTTGCCGACCTCCTCTGCTCTTTGGGTGCAAAGCTTGTGTTGACAGACATTCAACAGGAAGCGCTGCAGGCCAAAGCCGAGCTCCTGGGGGCAACACCCATGTGCCTGAACTTGGGTGAAGCGGATGCGGCAGAAAGACTCATGCAACTCGCGCTGGAAACCCATGGCCGCCTTGATGGCTTGGCCAACTGCGCGGGCGTGTGGGTAGAAGGCGCTAGCGAACATGCGTCTGAAACGGATTGGCAACGCTGCATCGATATCAACCTGAAGGCCGTATTTTTCATGTGCAGCCGCGCCATTCCCGCACTCAAGAAAAGTCATGGCGCCATCGTGAACATCAGCTCGGACGCCGGCGTAGTGGGCAACGCCGGAGCAGCCATCTACTGCGCCAGCAAAGGTGGCGTGGGGCTTCTGACAAAAGCGTTGGCGCGTGAACTGGCAAGTGATGGTGTGCGTGTCAACGCGCTGTGCCCCTCAGACATCTTTTCACCCATGCTCAGCTTCCAGGCCGAGCGCTATGGCAACGGCAATCCTGAGGCCTATCTCCAGAATCTGCTTGCGCACTACCCCCAGGGAAAGAACGCACGCTTCCTGTCACCACAAGAGGTCGCGCAGCACGTTGTGTGGCTGCTCTCGTCCGCATGCGAAGGTGTTACCGGTGCCCAGGTGATGTTGGACTTTGGATTGACGGCCGGGTATTGACGACGAAGCCCTGCCAAGCGTGCGCTCGTAGAGCCCGCTCTTGGGCATCCGTGTCTGTGAAGGGTGGCGCCAACTCACTCTTCCAGAAACGCTTCCTGTCGGCGCGATTTCACCGCCGGCAACAGCACCAGGATCACCAGCAGCAGCGCAATGAGCAGCAAGCCGGCCGAGAGGGGACGCGAGATGAACACACTCCAGTCGCCGCGCGAGAAGAGCAAGGCACGCCGCAGGTTCTCTTCCATCATGGGCCCCAGGATGAAGCCCAGCAGCAGCGGCGCGGGCTCCATGTCCAGCAGGTTGAACACATAGCCCACCAGCCCGAACAGGGCCACCAGCCAGATGTCAAACGTGCTGTTGTTGGTAGTGTAGACCCCGATCGCACAGAACAGCACGATGGCCGGAAACAGCCAGCGGTAGGGCACGCTGAGCAGCTTGATCCAGATGCCAATGAGTGGCAGGTTCAGCACCACCAGCATCAGGTTGCCTATCCACATGGATGCGATCAGTCCCCAGAACAGCTCGGGGTTGCTGGTCATCACCTGCGGTCCGGGCTGGATGTTGTGGATGGTCATGGCACCCACCATCAGTGCCATCACCGCGTTGGGTGGAATGCCCAACGTTAGCAAGGGGATGAACGAAGTTTGCGCACCGGCATTGTTGGCCGACTCGGGCGCTGCCACGCCGCGGATATTGCCCTCGCCAAACGGCACTTCCCCCGGCTTGGCGCGAATCTTCTTTTCCATGGCGTAGGACGCGAACGAGGCCAGCAAGGCACCGCCGCCGGGAAGGATTCCCAGGATGGAACCCAGCGCCGTGCCTCGCAGCACCGCGGGTGTCATGTCCTTGAAGTCCTTGCGGGTGGGCCACAGGCCCTGCACCTTGCTGGTAAACACCTGGCGCGCATGCTCGGGCTGCGCCAGGTTGGTGATGATTTCGCCATAGCCGAACACGCCCATGGCAATAGCGACAAAACCTATGCCGTCGGACAGGTCCGGAATGTCAAAGGCAAAGCGCGCCACGCCGGAGTTGATGTCGGTCCCGACCAACCCCAGCAGCAGACCCAGCACCGTCATGGCAATCGCCTTGAGCAGCGAGCCCGAAGCAAGCACCACCGCGCCAATCATGCCCAGCACCATCAAGGAAAAATACTCCGCAGGGCCGAATTGCAGAGCCACCACAGTCAGCGCCGGCGCAAACGCGGCCAGTATCAAGGTGCCCACGCAGCCCGCAAAGAAAGAGCCCAGACCGGCCGCTGCCAGTGCCGGCCCTGCCCTGCCCTGGCGTGCCATCTGGTAGCCATCGATGCAGGTCACCACCGACGAGGACTCACCCGGCAAATTCACCAGAATGGCCGTGGTGGAGCCGCCATACTGTGCGCCGTAATAAATGCCCGCCAGCATGATGAGCGCCGACACCGGCGGCAAGGAGTAGGTGGCTGGCAACAGCATAGCAATGGTGGCCACCGGCCCAATGCCGGGCAATACACCGATCAGGGTGCCCAGCAGGCAGCCCGCCAGGGCATACAACAGATTCATGGGTGTGAATGCCACACCAAAGCCCAGAGCGAGATTGCTGATCAGGTCCATGGTGCGCAGGGCTCAGACGGCCGCAAAGACGGGCCACAGCGGAAGCTGCAGCTTCAGCAAGACGACAAATGTGACGTAGCTGCCCAGCGACAGCAACAGAGCCAGCAGCAGCACCTCTTTCCATCGGAACTCGGTGCCTGCCCGTGCTGCCAACACTGTCAGCACGAACACCGCCGGCATCAACCCCATGGAGGGCACGCCCACTGCGGACAGACCTCCAATCAACACACCAAAGGCCAGATTGGCCAGCACCACATACGCCACCGGCCGCCAGGCCCAACCCGCGATACGCCCGCCATCCTCGGTTTCAAATACCAATGCCTTGAACAGGATCACTCCACCCAGCACCGTGAGCAATGCGCCCAGCAGCAACGGGAAATAGCCTGGCCCCATGCGGGCCGCAGTGCCAATGGTGTAGCGCGATGCACTCCACGCAAAGCACACGCCCATGACCATGAAGAGCAGGCCAGCAAAGAAGTCCTTTTGATTTTTCAGATTCACCTGCGTACTCCTGAAAAACTCAGTCCATGGGTGGGGTGGCGCTCAGCACCTCATCCACCACGGTCATCCCTTCAGCCACCCGCAAGGCGCCCGCGAGCCGCAGGGGGCGCATGCCATCGGCCAAGGCCTGCTTGCGCAGGGCTTCAATCACCGGCTCCTTGGTCACACGCGCCTTGAAGGCATCGGTCACTTCCAGCAGCTCGTACAGGCCCATGCGCCCCATGAAGCCGGTCATGCGGCAGTCCACGCAGCCCACGGGTTTGAAAGGTTTGTAGCCGCCGCTGATATTCCAGGGTTTGACGATTTCGCCCAGCTTTTCGCGCGTGGTTTCCTCATCGGGCACCCGGCATTTGGTACACAGGGTGCGCACCAGGCGCTGCGCCAGCACGCCCAGTAGCGTAGCGTTGATCAGGTACGACGGTATGCCCAGCTCCAGCAGCCGCGTCACGGCGGAGGGTGCGTCGTTGGTATGCAGGGTGGAAAACACCAGGTGCCCTGTGAGCGCGGCCTGCACCGCCATTTCCGCCGTTTCCAGGTCGCGGATTTCACCCACCATGATGATGTCCGGGTCCTGCCGCATCAGGGCGCGCAGCCCCTGCGGAAAGCCGAAGTCCAGCTGCGGCTGCACCTGCGTCTGGTTGAAAGAGGGTTCGATCATTTCGATCGGGTCTTCCACAGTACTGACGTTGACCTCTTCGGTAGCCACGCGTTTGAGCGTGGAGTACAGCGTGGTGGTCTTGCCCGAGCCGGTGGGACCGGTCACCAGGATGATGCCGTGTGGGCGCTTGACCAGCGCTTCCCAGCGCTGGGCATCGTGGCTGCTGAAGCCCAGGGCGTCCAGATCCTTGACGGCGTTGTCGGGGTCAAAGATGCGCATCACCATCTTTTCACCAAAGGCGGTGGGCAAGGTGGAGATACGCATTTCAATTTCGTCGCCACGCGGGTTGCGTGTCTTGATGCGTCCGTCCTGCGGCCGGCGCCGCTCGATCACATCCATGCGCCCCAGCAGCTTGATGCGCGCGCACATGGCATTGAGCACGCCCATGGGCATCTGGTAAACCGGATGCAGCACACCGTCGATGCGGAAGCGGATCACGCCCTGCTCGCGCCGCGGCTCCAGGTGGATGTCACTGGCGCGCTGGTCAAAGGCGTATTGCCACAGCCAGTCCACCACCTGCACCACACCCTGGTCATTGGCGTCGAGCTGCTTGTTGGTGCGACCCAGCTCCACCAGTTGCTCAAAAGTGGCGCCATTGTTGGCGCCGCTTTTGTTGGCTGCGCGTACCGACTTGGCCAGCGCGTAGAACTCCGCTGTAAAGCGCTGGATGTCCTGCGGACTGGAGACCACGCGGCGCACCGTGCGGCGCGACTGGCGCTCCACCTCGGCCACCCAGTCGGTGACAAAGGGCTCCGCAGTGGCCACGGTGATTTC contains:
- a CDS encoding tripartite tricarboxylate transporter permease encodes the protein MDLISNLALGFGVAFTPMNLLYALAGCLLGTLIGVLPGIGPVATIAMLLPATYSLPPVSALIMLAGIYYGAQYGGSTTAILVNLPGESSSVVTCIDGYQMARQGRAGPALAAAGLGSFFAGCVGTLILAAFAPALTVVALQFGPAEYFSLMVLGMIGAVVLASGSLLKAIAMTVLGLLLGLVGTDINSGVARFAFDIPDLSDGIGFVAIAMGVFGYGEIITNLAQPEHARQVFTSKVQGLWPTRKDFKDMTPAVLRGTALGSILGILPGGGALLASFASYAMEKKIRAKPGEVPFGEGNIRGVAAPESANNAGAQTSFIPLLTLGIPPNAVMALMVGAMTIHNIQPGPQVMTSNPELFWGLIASMWIGNLMLVVLNLPLIGIWIKLLSVPYRWLFPAIVLFCAIGVYTTNNSTFDIWLVALFGLVGYVFNLLDMEPAPLLLGFILGPMMEENLRRALLFSRGDWSVFISRPLSAGLLLIALLLVILVLLPAVKSRRQEAFLEE
- a CDS encoding ATPase, T2SS/T4P/T4SS family → MTPSSHTSPSQAAKHAGPLDWHILVQWLQRDGVISNDEAQRTIARCSVAESAQHPLLRLAAVAMRRDVDQKPLDVELLTQWLAKRSGLSYLRIDPLKVEVGKIADSMGAAYAERHRILPVTVTPSEITVATAEPFVTDWVAEVERQSRRTVRRVVSSPQDIQRFTAEFYALAKSVRAANKSGANNGATFEQLVELGRTNKQLDANDQGVVQVVDWLWQYAFDQRASDIHLEPRREQGVIRFRIDGVLHPVYQMPMGVLNAMCARIKLLGRMDVIERRRPQDGRIKTRNPRGDEIEMRISTLPTAFGEKMVMRIFDPDNAVKDLDALGFSSHDAQRWEALVKRPHGIILVTGPTGSGKTTTLYSTLKRVATEEVNVSTVEDPIEMIEPSFNQTQVQPQLDFGFPQGLRALMRQDPDIIMVGEIRDLETAEMAVQAALTGHLVFSTLHTNDAPSAVTRLLELGIPSYLINATLLGVLAQRLVRTLCTKCRVPDEETTREKLGEIVKPWNISGGYKPFKPVGCVDCRMTGFMGRMGLYELLEVTDAFKARVTKEPVIEALRKQALADGMRPLRLAGALRVAEGMTVVDEVLSATPPMD
- a CDS encoding SDR family oxidoreductase yields the protein MTNVFATDLMKDKVVLVTGAAGGVGGAVADLLCSLGAKLVLTDIQQEALQAKAELLGATPMCLNLGEADAAERLMQLALETHGRLDGLANCAGVWVEGASEHASETDWQRCIDINLKAVFFMCSRAIPALKKSHGAIVNISSDAGVVGNAGAAIYCASKGGVGLLTKALARELASDGVRVNALCPSDIFSPMLSFQAERYGNGNPEAYLQNLLAHYPQGKNARFLSPQEVAQHVVWLLSSACEGVTGAQVMLDFGLTAGY
- a CDS encoding tripartite tricarboxylate transporter TctB family protein, whose amino-acid sequence is MNLKNQKDFFAGLLFMVMGVCFAWSASRYTIGTAARMGPGYFPLLLGALLTVLGGVILFKALVFETEDGGRIAGWAWRPVAYVVLANLAFGVLIGGLSAVGVPSMGLMPAVFVLTVLAARAGTEFRWKEVLLLALLLSLGSYVTFVVLLKLQLPLWPVFAAV
- a CDS encoding SDR family NAD(P)-dependent oxidoreductase, whose product is MHPLFNLNKRIALVTGAGSPSGIGFATVKLLAELGCSVAICATGDRIHERAKELHALEHDVEAYRANLTDATQVRNMVSKVLERFGRIDILVNNAGMTQEGSAESFTPFSEMSDEDWNTGMARNLNTCFLVTRAVVPAMLRQESGRIINVSSVTGPLVSHPGESVYSAAKAAMVGMSKALAIEVAARGITVNCVAPGWVATASQTAHEAKAAQHTPIGRAGTALEMASVIAFLAMPGASYITGELVVVDGGNILQESKG